The Pelmatolapia mariae isolate MD_Pm_ZW linkage group LG10_11, Pm_UMD_F_2, whole genome shotgun sequence genome includes a region encoding these proteins:
- the si:dkey-175g6.2 gene encoding neurosecretory protein VGF, with amino-acid sequence MKTQDSVREEERKDEGEGREEGNYLESFLDEATPGSTSEGDDPSLQRKIRGYFQNIDLGLQDNEILPPLKGYKAYNTQLARAGKKQHWQENPSRNRPVKGGNFMDDFEDEGEELEEEVEEEEESLSHMEEEARARAEKQEVLRQQEEAERAREEEQRLADIASDMLLQYMGRKQQSYMKPRQKSSMGAAGNTAEDKRSEEVLPDEDDLDQQMIDRLIEISSKLHLPADDVIEIISDVEEKKKKRKELQQQPTNSNPVAPRFRPLVPPPLAAPPVYHYTASKNPKKAPYRYNKSNKKWHKDKVKSYKQDYWYKPQKQLDYWYKPQKQFLAFPSYPYYQKPYRAYYPVYFPYPKPQYYGKPVPSRDQTFGPQELDLQAPRRRHRGGGKNRAQGWKQQPPPRLPLTPYISNYILPHPRTYQPLPPPKPITTPRRGRRPPYYYPQVTPGDDYEEDGLVPQLDSEEELENFIERIYMKRRMY; translated from the exons atgAAAACACAAG ATAGCGtaagggaggaggaaaggaaagATGAAGGAGAGGGGCGGGAGGAGGGAAATTACTTGGAAAGTTTCTTAGATGAGGCCACGCCAGGCTCCACCTCAGAGGGAGATGACCCTTCCCTGCAGCGCAAAATAAGAGGCTACTTCCAGAACATTGACTTGGGTCTCCAAGATAATGAGATCCTGCCTCCTCTGAAGGGCTACAAAGCATACAACACTCAGTTAGCACGTGCAGGAAAGAAGCAGCACTGGCAGGAGAACCCGTCCCGCAACAGACCTGTGAAGGGGGGCAACTTCATGGATGACTTTGAGGATGAAggagaggagctggaggaggaggttgaggaagaagaggagagccTCTCTCACATGGAGGAAGAGGCGAGAGCGCGGGCGGAGAAACAGGAGGTGCTCcggcagcaggaggaggccGAGCGAGCCAGAGAGGAAGAACAGAGGCTGGCAGACATCGCCTCTGACATGTTGCTGCAGTACATGGGGAGGAAGCAGCAGTCCTACATGAAGCCCCGGCAGAAAAGCAGCATGGGGGCCGCCGGCAACACGGCTGAGGACAAACGCTCAGAGGAGGTCCTTCCTGATGAAGATGACCTGGACCAGCAAATGATTGACAGGCTTATTGAGATCAGCAGCAAGCTGCACCTGCCTGCCGATGATGTGATTGAGATTATTAGTGATgtggaagagaagaagaaaaaaaggaaagagttACAACAGCAGCCAACCAACAGCAACCCTGTTGCCCCACGCTTTAGGCCTCTGGTACCTCCTCCTCTGGCTGCCCCGCCTGTTTATCACTACACAGCCTCAAAAAACCCCAAGAAAGCCCCTTATAGGTACAACAAGTCCAACAAGAAATGGCACAAGGATAAAGTCAAGTCATACAAACAGGACTATTGGTATAAGCCTCAGAAGCAGCTTGACTACTGGTATAAGCCCCAGAAACAGTTTTTAGCCTTCCCCTCTTATCCATATTACCAAAAGCCATATCGAGCATACTACCCTGTTTATTTCCCATATCCCAAACCACAATATTATGGCAAGCCCGTCCCCTCCAGAGACCAGACCTTCGGCCCCCAGGAACTTGACCTCCAGGCCCCGAGACGCAGACACAGGGGCGGGGGTAAGAACCGCGCACAGGGCTGGAAGCAGCAGCCACCACCACGCCTGCCTCTTACCCCTTATATCTCTAACTATATCCTTCCTCACCCACGGACCTACCAACCCCTGCCCCCTCCCAAACCAATAACCACACCCAGGAGAGGCAGGCGACCCCCCTACTACTATCCACAAGTCACACCGGGAGATGACTATGAGGAAGATGGGCTGGTGCCTCAGCTGGACAGTGAGGAGGAACTGGAAAACTTTATTGAGAGGATCTACATGAAGCGCAGAATGTATTGA